One window of Cryobacterium arcticum genomic DNA carries:
- a CDS encoding dipeptide/oligopeptide/nickel ABC transporter permease/ATP-binding protein, translating into MIDLTPTVMAPALPRAARRSLLSRLLRNPIGLATIVFLVLLVLSAVFAALIASHDPNESSIQNVLGGPADGHPLGFDSSGRDVFSRLIFAGRFSLAGAALALVIALAIGVTGGLIAGYYGKWFDAVSSWLTGLLMALPGIVVLLAARAVLGPSMWLSMMIFGVLLSPAFFRLVYASVTAVRNELYVDAARVAGLGDGRIIGKHILTVVRAPVIIQSAMVLGIAIAIQAGLDFLGLGDQSIPTWGTMLNDGFRQIYKEPMLILWPSLVIAFTCVALTLLANTMRDELEQSGKAKRRRRPPLRPVDVNKTAAVFHADDLSSSGRTGEVLLDVRDLAIGYDQADGTVKTVVHDVSLTVRRGEVHGLIGESGSGKTQTAWSILRLLPDGGRVTGGAIFFEGHDLALASEKEMTKIRGKKIAYIPQEPMSNLDAAFTIGSQMVEPMRVCLGISKKEATQRALKLLARVGIPNPERTFAAYPHEVSGGMAQRVLIAGAVSCDPDLLIADEPTTALDVTVQAEVLDLLRELQAELNMGVVLVTHNFGVVADLCDRVSVMRDGRVIETGPVRSIFNAAKHPYTQSLLAAILEDGEARGGLVTSPTDSFGAES; encoded by the coding sequence ATGATCGACCTGACCCCCACCGTGATGGCTCCGGCGCTGCCCCGGGCCGCCCGCCGGTCGCTGCTCTCCCGCCTGCTGCGCAACCCCATCGGCCTGGCCACCATCGTCTTCCTCGTGCTGCTCGTGCTCAGCGCCGTGTTCGCCGCGCTGATCGCCTCGCACGACCCCAATGAGTCGTCGATCCAGAACGTGCTCGGCGGGCCGGCCGACGGGCATCCGCTCGGCTTCGACAGCTCGGGACGTGACGTGTTCTCCCGTCTCATCTTCGCTGGCCGGTTCAGCCTCGCCGGCGCCGCCCTGGCCCTGGTGATCGCACTCGCCATCGGCGTCACTGGTGGCCTCATCGCCGGCTACTACGGCAAGTGGTTCGACGCGGTGTCCTCCTGGCTCACCGGCCTGCTGATGGCCCTGCCCGGCATCGTCGTGCTGCTGGCCGCCCGCGCCGTGCTCGGCCCGTCGATGTGGCTGTCCATGATGATCTTCGGCGTGCTGCTCTCGCCGGCCTTCTTCAGGCTCGTGTACGCGTCGGTCACCGCGGTGCGCAACGAACTGTACGTGGACGCGGCCCGGGTCGCTGGCCTCGGCGACGGCCGCATCATCGGCAAGCACATCCTCACCGTGGTGCGTGCCCCCGTCATCATCCAGTCCGCCATGGTGCTCGGCATCGCCATCGCCATCCAGGCCGGACTCGACTTCCTCGGTCTCGGCGACCAGTCGATCCCCACCTGGGGCACCATGCTCAACGACGGCTTCCGGCAGATCTACAAGGAGCCGATGCTCATCCTCTGGCCGAGCCTCGTGATCGCGTTCACCTGTGTGGCGCTCACCCTGCTGGCCAACACCATGCGCGACGAACTCGAGCAGAGCGGCAAGGCCAAGCGCCGCCGCCGCCCGCCGCTGCGTCCCGTCGACGTCAACAAGACCGCAGCCGTGTTCCACGCCGACGACCTGTCCTCCTCCGGCCGCACCGGCGAGGTGCTGCTGGATGTGCGCGACCTCGCGATCGGCTACGACCAGGCCGACGGCACCGTGAAGACCGTCGTGCACGATGTGTCGCTGACCGTGCGTCGCGGCGAGGTGCACGGCCTGATCGGCGAGTCCGGTTCGGGCAAGACCCAGACCGCCTGGTCGATCCTGCGCCTGCTGCCCGACGGCGGCCGGGTCACCGGCGGGGCGATCTTCTTCGAGGGGCACGACCTGGCCCTGGCCTCCGAGAAGGAGATGACGAAGATCCGCGGCAAGAAGATCGCGTACATCCCGCAGGAGCCGATGTCGAATCTCGACGCCGCGTTCACGATCGGCAGCCAGATGGTCGAGCCGATGCGGGTGTGCCTGGGTATCTCCAAGAAGGAGGCCACCCAGCGGGCCCTCAAGCTGCTCGCCCGGGTCGGCATCCCCAACCCCGAGCGCACCTTCGCCGCCTACCCTCACGAGGTCTCCGGCGGCATGGCCCAGCGGGTGCTCATCGCCGGCGCCGTCTCCTGCGACCCCGACCTGCTCATCGCCGACGAGCCCACCACCGCCCTGGACGTGACCGTGCAGGCCGAGGTGCTCGACCTGCTGCGCGAGCTGCAGGCCGAGCTCAACATGGGCGTCGTCCTGGTCACCCACAACTTCGGTGTCGTCGCCGACCTGTGCGACCGCGTGAGCGTGATGCGGGACGGCCGCGTGATCGAGACGGGCCCGGTGCGGTCCATCTTCAACGCCGCGAAGCATCCGTACACCCAGTCGCTGCTCGCAGCGATCCTCGAAGACGGCGAAGCCCGCGGCGGCCTCGTCACCAGCCCCACCGACAGCTTTGGAGCAGAGTCATGA